A single window of Acidobacteriota bacterium DNA harbors:
- the fabF gene encoding beta-ketoacyl-ACP synthase II: protein MSRRVVITGVGLLSPLGVGTAVNWDGLLAGRSGIGPITRFEVTDDYPSRIAGEVEGFDPTDFLDKKEVKKSDTFIHYALAAADFAMEDSGLVVDDGNRDRIGALVGSGIGGLPLIEKMHETLLNRGPKRISPFFIPGLIVNMAAGQVSIRYGLRGPNSAPCTACTTGLHAVGDAFRLIQRGDADAMCAGGTEAVITPLTLGGFAAMKALSTRNDEPEKASRPWDKDRDGFVIGEGSGLLILEELESARRRGAEIYCEILGYGMSGDAYHISAPLPDGDGAARAMQAALDDAAIEPTRVGYINAHGTSTSLGDLGEVRAIHRVFGDHANALAVSSTKSSTGHLLGAAGGLEAGILALALRHRTLPPTLNLDEPGEGCDLDFVPHSAREVTNLEVAVTNSFGFGGTNGSLVMSTYGL, encoded by the coding sequence ATGAGTCGCCGAGTGGTCATCACCGGAGTGGGTCTCCTTTCACCGCTGGGCGTCGGCACGGCGGTGAACTGGGACGGCCTGCTGGCCGGGCGCAGCGGTATCGGACCGATCACCCGCTTCGAGGTGACGGACGACTACCCGTCGCGCATCGCCGGCGAGGTCGAAGGTTTCGATCCGACGGACTTTCTCGACAAAAAGGAAGTCAAGAAGAGTGACACCTTCATCCACTACGCCTTGGCGGCGGCGGATTTCGCCATGGAGGACTCGGGGCTGGTGGTCGACGACGGCAATCGCGACCGCATCGGTGCTCTGGTGGGATCCGGAATCGGCGGCTTGCCGCTGATCGAGAAGATGCACGAGACCCTGCTCAACCGCGGGCCGAAGCGCATCTCTCCGTTCTTCATCCCGGGCCTGATCGTCAACATGGCGGCAGGCCAGGTTTCGATCCGTTATGGCCTGCGGGGGCCGAACTCGGCCCCTTGCACCGCCTGTACGACGGGCCTTCATGCGGTGGGAGATGCCTTCCGGTTGATCCAGCGGGGCGACGCCGACGCCATGTGCGCCGGCGGCACGGAGGCGGTGATCACGCCCCTCACCCTCGGTGGCTTCGCCGCCATGAAGGCCCTGTCCACCCGCAATGACGAGCCTGAGAAGGCATCGCGGCCGTGGGACAAAGATCGCGATGGCTTCGTCATCGGCGAAGGCTCCGGCCTGTTGATTCTCGAAGAGCTCGAGTCGGCTCGCCGTCGTGGTGCCGAGATCTACTGCGAGATTCTGGGTTATGGCATGAGCGGTGACGCTTACCACATCTCGGCACCGCTGCCCGATGGCGACGGTGCGGCCCGGGCGATGCAGGCGGCGCTCGACGATGCGGCGATCGAGCCCACCCGGGTGGGTTACATCAATGCCCATGGCACCTCGACGTCGCTCGGCGACCTCGGCGAGGTGCGGGCCATCCATCGCGTCTTCGGGGACCATGCCAATGCCTTGGCGGTCTCTTCGACCAAGAGCTCCACGGGACATCTCCTGGGAGCTGCCGGTGGTCTCGAGGCGGGCATCCTCGCCCTCGCGCTGCGCCACCGCACCCTTCCCCCGACCCTCAACCTCGACGAGCCGGGCGAGGGCTGTGACCTCGACTTCGTGCCCCATTCGGCGCGAGAGGTCACCAACCTTGAAGTGGCGGTCACCAATTCCTTCGGTTTCGGTGGCACCAACGGCTCGTTGGTGATGTCGACGTACGGTCTTTAG
- a CDS encoding acyl carrier protein, whose protein sequence is MSTSDKVKAIIVEQLGVGGDEVTDKASFTDDLGADSLDIVELVMAFEEEFGIEIPDDDAEKIATVQDAVSYIDSNAEKEN, encoded by the coding sequence ATGTCTACTTCTGACAAAGTCAAGGCGATCATCGTCGAGCAGCTCGGAGTCGGCGGTGACGAAGTCACCGACAAGGCCAGCTTCACGGACGATCTGGGCGCCGATTCGCTCGATATCGTGGAGCTCGTGATGGCCTTCGAGGAAGAGTTCGGAATCGAGATCCCGGACGACGACGCCGAGAAGATCGCCACTGTCCAGGACGCCGTCAGCTACATCGACAGCAACGCCGAAAAAGAGAACTAG
- the fabG gene encoding 3-oxoacyl-[acyl-carrier-protein] reductase, which yields MKRFEGKTALVTGASQGIGAAIARRLSAEGASVVLAARNQEKLEALAAEIAAAGGSAEVFPIDLADTGALEGRIAELGAAVDILVNNAGITADNLLARMSLEDWESVLRTNLTGTFVLTKALVRGMMRKRWGRILSISSVVGLMGNPGQANYAASKAALVGFTKSLAKELGSRNITVNVVAPGYITTAMTDRLPEATRQELTGAIPLKRIGTVEDIAAATAFLASDEAGYITGHVLNVSGGLYI from the coding sequence ATGAAGCGATTCGAAGGCAAGACGGCCCTGGTCACCGGGGCTTCGCAGGGCATCGGCGCGGCGATCGCCCGGCGTCTGTCAGCGGAGGGCGCGTCGGTGGTGCTGGCGGCGCGCAATCAGGAGAAGCTCGAGGCCCTGGCGGCGGAAATCGCCGCGGCCGGTGGCAGTGCCGAGGTCTTTCCCATCGACCTGGCCGACACCGGAGCCCTCGAGGGACGCATCGCCGAGCTCGGCGCGGCGGTCGACATCCTGGTCAACAACGCCGGCATCACCGCCGACAACCTGCTCGCCCGGATGAGCCTGGAAGATTGGGAATCCGTCCTGAGAACCAACCTCACCGGCACCTTTGTATTGACCAAGGCCCTCGTGCGCGGCATGATGCGCAAACGGTGGGGGCGGATCCTGTCCATCTCCTCCGTGGTGGGGTTGATGGGCAACCCGGGCCAGGCCAACTACGCGGCCTCGAAAGCCGCCCTGGTGGGCTTTACCAAGTCCCTGGCCAAGGAGCTGGGAAGTCGCAATATCACCGTCAACGTGGTCGCGCCCGGCTACATCACGACGGCGATGACGGACCGGCTTCCGGAGGCCACGCGCCAGGAGTTGACCGGAGCCATTCCCCTCAAACGTATCGGAACCGTGGAAGATATCGCCGCCGCCACGGCGTTCTTGGCCAGTGACGAGGCCGGCTACATCACCGGTCACGTGCTGAATGTGTCCGGCGGACTCTATATCTGA
- the fabD gene encoding ACP S-malonyltransferase: MSQTAFVFPGQGSQKVGMGQDWAEGWSVAREVFAEADEVLGYSLSQLCWQGPEEDLRRTANTQPALLTVSTAIHRVVAQEGRLSAVAMAGHSLGEYSALVAADVLSFGDAVRLVRRRGELMQDAVPEGEGAMAAVLGLDAADVEAVAAEAAGDQVCAVANYNAPGQTVLAGASAAVERAVELARERGARKAVALPVSAPFHCSLMAPAREAMAELLDNTEFRDPRVPVVVNVDAVPVTRGDAARDALIRQIDNPVRWVESVSWMATEGGVEGFVEIGAGKVLAGLIRRIARGTRQISLNTADSYRGLEG, encoded by the coding sequence ATGAGTCAAACGGCGTTCGTCTTTCCTGGGCAGGGGTCCCAGAAGGTCGGCATGGGGCAGGACTGGGCGGAGGGCTGGAGTGTCGCCCGCGAGGTCTTCGCCGAAGCCGACGAGGTGCTCGGTTACAGCCTGTCGCAGCTTTGCTGGCAGGGCCCGGAAGAAGATCTGCGGCGCACCGCCAACACGCAGCCGGCACTGCTTACCGTGTCTACCGCCATCCACCGGGTAGTGGCGCAGGAAGGTCGCCTGTCGGCGGTGGCGATGGCCGGTCACAGCCTGGGCGAGTACTCGGCCCTGGTCGCTGCGGACGTGCTTTCCTTTGGCGATGCGGTGCGCCTGGTTCGCCGCCGCGGTGAGCTGATGCAGGATGCGGTGCCCGAAGGGGAGGGAGCGATGGCGGCTGTCCTCGGCCTCGATGCTGCCGACGTCGAGGCGGTGGCGGCGGAAGCGGCCGGCGACCAGGTCTGCGCCGTGGCCAACTACAACGCCCCCGGTCAGACGGTACTGGCCGGCGCCAGCGCGGCGGTCGAGCGGGCGGTCGAGCTGGCGCGTGAGCGCGGCGCCCGCAAGGCGGTGGCGCTGCCGGTCTCGGCGCCCTTCCACTGCTCGTTGATGGCGCCGGCGCGGGAGGCGATGGCGGAGCTCCTCGACAACACCGAATTTCGCGATCCGCGGGTGCCGGTGGTGGTCAATGTCGATGCTGTGCCGGTGACCCGGGGGGACGCCGCGCGCGATGCGCTCATCCGCCAGATCGACAATCCGGTGCGCTGGGTCGAGTCGGTGTCTTGGATGGCGACCGAGGGCGGCGTCGAGGGCTTCGTCGAGATCGGGGCCGGCAAGGTTCTCGCCGGTCTCATCCGGCGCATCGCCCGCGGTACCCGCCAGATCAGCTTGAACACTGCGGACAGCTACCGGGGCCTCGAAGGCTGA
- the plsX gene encoding phosphate acyltransferase PlsX, with the protein MWIAVDAMGGDHAPRAVVRGAFRAAREDRTSIYLVGEESVLRQELSSLGPGAGNRLEIVHADQVVGMDEPAISPIRKKRRSSIRRCGELVREGRAQGMVSAGNTGAAMIVAKMVIGTVRGVDRPALAAILPNGTGRTVLLDVGANVDTRPGHLRQFAVMGHFYAQELIGTRAPKVGLLSIGEEEGKGTDLTREVFKVLQTTGLNFVGNVEGSDVFNGAVDVIVCDGFVGNAVLKSAESLAQLLGRMMREELVKGVRTRLGYLMAKPAFDNLRRRTDYREYGAAPLLGVEGGCFIAHGRSNERAVLSAIRRAVEFCGANLHHKIRDKIAELHSQEARLLGDREEAGA; encoded by the coding sequence ATGTGGATCGCCGTCGATGCCATGGGAGGAGATCACGCACCGCGGGCAGTAGTGCGCGGTGCGTTCCGGGCGGCGCGCGAAGATCGCACTTCCATCTACCTGGTGGGTGAGGAATCGGTGCTGCGGCAAGAGCTCTCGAGCCTCGGCCCCGGCGCCGGCAATCGCCTCGAGATCGTCCATGCAGACCAGGTCGTCGGCATGGACGAACCGGCGATCTCGCCGATCCGCAAGAAACGCCGTTCCTCGATTCGCCGCTGTGGCGAGCTGGTGCGGGAAGGCCGAGCCCAGGGCATGGTCTCCGCCGGCAACACCGGCGCCGCGATGATCGTCGCCAAAATGGTCATCGGCACGGTCCGCGGCGTCGATCGTCCGGCGTTGGCGGCGATTCTTCCCAACGGCACCGGGCGAACGGTGCTCCTCGACGTCGGAGCCAACGTCGACACCCGGCCCGGTCACCTGCGTCAGTTCGCCGTGATGGGCCACTTCTATGCCCAAGAGTTGATCGGCACGCGGGCTCCCAAGGTCGGGCTGCTGTCGATCGGTGAGGAAGAGGGCAAGGGCACCGACCTCACCCGCGAGGTCTTCAAGGTCTTGCAGACCACTGGCCTCAACTTCGTCGGCAATGTCGAGGGCAGCGACGTGTTCAATGGTGCCGTCGACGTCATCGTTTGCGATGGCTTCGTCGGCAACGCGGTGCTCAAGAGCGCCGAATCGCTGGCCCAGCTCCTCGGGCGCATGATGCGCGAAGAGCTGGTGAAAGGAGTGCGGACCCGGCTCGGTTATCTGATGGCCAAACCGGCCTTCGACAACCTGCGCCGGCGAACCGATTATCGCGAGTACGGCGCGGCGCCGCTGCTCGGGGTCGAAGGCGGATGCTTCATCGCCCACGGCCGATCCAACGAGCGCGCGGTGTTGAGCGCCATCCGGCGGGCCGTCGAGTTTTGCGGCGCGAACCTGCACCACAAGATCCGCGACAAGATCGCGGAGCTGCACAGCCAGGAGGCTCGTCTCCTGGGCGATCGGGAGGAAGCGGGAGCATGA
- the rpmF gene encoding 50S ribosomal protein L32, whose protein sequence is MANPKRRTSKARRNRRRAHDALVRPGSSLCPDCGEVKRPHRVCLSCGTYRGRDIIEPKDAL, encoded by the coding sequence ATGGCCAATCCGAAGCGACGTACGTCCAAGGCCCGCCGGAATCGCCGCCGGGCTCACGATGCGCTGGTCCGACCGGGCTCGTCCCTCTGCCCCGATTGCGGCGAGGTGAAGCGTCCGCACCGCGTCTGCCTGTCCTGCGGAACCTACCGCGGCCGCGACATCATCGAGCCCAAGGACGCCCTCTGA
- a CDS encoding DUF177 domain-containing protein, which produces MKIRLEEASNEPVTWETAVDIPAASLGRSELLSLEPVIWRGRVFAVEGGFLLRARLETSQGLQCDRCLTTFDHELISDIELMVVAQDEEPDLEVELRADDLGLLYVEGEFLDTQPLMLEHLQLGVPMKPICRSECQGLCAGCGADLNDGSCSCEGSSPDPRWAALGELKGRLPEG; this is translated from the coding sequence GTGAAGATACGCCTCGAAGAAGCCAGCAACGAGCCTGTCACGTGGGAAACCGCTGTCGATATTCCGGCAGCTTCTCTCGGACGCTCCGAGCTCTTGTCCCTCGAGCCGGTGATCTGGCGGGGGCGGGTGTTTGCGGTCGAGGGAGGATTCTTGCTGCGAGCTCGCCTCGAAACCTCCCAAGGCCTGCAATGTGATCGCTGTCTCACGACCTTCGATCACGAGCTGATCAGCGACATCGAGCTGATGGTGGTGGCGCAGGACGAAGAGCCGGATCTCGAAGTAGAGCTCAGGGCCGATGATCTCGGGCTGCTGTATGTCGAAGGTGAGTTCTTGGACACCCAGCCGCTGATGCTCGAGCACCTTCAGCTCGGGGTGCCGATGAAACCGATTTGCCGTTCCGAATGCCAGGGCCTTTGTGCCGGCTGCGGGGCGGATTTGAACGACGGGAGCTGTTCCTGCGAGGGGTCTTCGCCCGACCCTCGTTGGGCGGCCCTCGGGGAGCTCAAGGGACGCCTTCCGGAAGGCTGA
- a CDS encoding glycosyltransferase family 4 protein, translating into MRVAYLSPLPPRPSGIADYSAELLPELARRWAVDVYTEADYRPAAPWEEAPSVAEFRRRAGDYDAVVYQIGNHPHFHGALYDCALEIPGTVVLHEVVLHHMVRERTVVAGNIAAYLETLRYCCGPTGYRLGRRMVTSGLPVDPFRYPLFERLVDRSRGVIVHSEAARRRILASRPAAAVEVVRQHFHLRPEETAGEAGGKAGARQQLDLDPDTLVVATFGFLSRPKRIEICLRAFQRLRRAHPEALFVLAGDADPQLDLDRLLAGELGCGVRWLGRTPMADFQRWMRAADIALNLRHPTAGETSAALMRLLALGKAVVVSDGGSFAEIPEGCCFKVEPGAGEVELIARALVLLAADRDLRRRLGRNARRYMAEAHTVGHAADAYGTALERFGSRPAAPFRPRPPLLSYPVADLDSEWFERIGRHLADLGIEEGQEDLIAGVCEHLVELGARAEPEVGED; encoded by the coding sequence ATGCGCGTCGCCTATCTCAGCCCGCTGCCACCGCGTCCCTCCGGGATCGCCGACTACAGCGCCGAGCTCCTACCGGAGCTCGCCCGGCGCTGGGCCGTCGACGTCTACACCGAGGCCGATTACCGACCGGCGGCGCCCTGGGAGGAGGCTCCCTCGGTGGCGGAATTTCGGCGGCGGGCGGGCGACTACGATGCAGTCGTCTATCAGATCGGCAACCACCCGCATTTCCACGGCGCGCTCTACGACTGCGCCCTCGAGATACCCGGGACGGTGGTGCTGCACGAGGTGGTGTTGCACCACATGGTGCGGGAACGCACCGTCGTGGCCGGAAACATCGCGGCCTATCTCGAAACCCTGCGCTACTGCTGCGGCCCGACGGGCTACCGCCTCGGCCGGCGGATGGTGACCAGCGGGCTGCCGGTGGATCCCTTTCGCTACCCCCTCTTCGAGCGTCTGGTCGATCGCTCCCGGGGGGTGATCGTGCACAGCGAGGCGGCGCGCCGACGAATCCTCGCCAGCCGTCCGGCGGCGGCGGTGGAGGTGGTGCGGCAGCACTTCCACCTGCGCCCTGAGGAGACCGCAGGGGAAGCCGGTGGGAAGGCCGGCGCACGCCAGCAGCTAGACCTCGATCCCGACACACTGGTGGTGGCGACCTTTGGCTTCCTGTCTCGACCGAAGCGCATCGAGATCTGTCTGCGGGCGTTTCAACGGCTCCGTCGAGCCCACCCCGAGGCGCTTTTCGTGCTCGCCGGCGATGCCGATCCCCAGCTCGATCTCGACCGCCTGCTGGCCGGCGAGCTCGGCTGTGGCGTGCGCTGGCTCGGACGAACGCCGATGGCCGACTTCCAGCGCTGGATGCGGGCCGCCGACATCGCCCTCAACCTACGCCACCCCACCGCCGGCGAAACCTCGGCGGCCCTGATGCGACTGCTGGCCCTCGGCAAAGCGGTGGTGGTGAGCGATGGTGGCTCCTTCGCCGAGATCCCCGAAGGATGCTGCTTCAAGGTCGAACCGGGCGCCGGCGAGGTAGAGCTGATCGCCCGCGCCCTGGTCTTGCTGGCCGCGGACCGCGACCTGCGCCGGCGGCTGGGGCGCAACGCCCGGCGCTACATGGCGGAAGCTCACACGGTGGGTCATGCCGCCGACGCCTACGGCACCGCCCTCGAGCGCTTTGGGTCGCGGCCGGCGGCACCCTTCCGGCCGCGTCCCCCGTTGCTCTCCTATCCGGTCGCGGATCTCGACAGCGAGTGGTTCGAGCGCATCGGTCGACACCTCGCCGACCTCGGGATCGAGGAGGGGCAGGAGGATCTGATCGCCGGCGTCTGCGAGCATCTGGTGGAGCTCGGGGCGCGGGCCGAGCCGGAAGTCGGGGAAGATTGA
- a CDS encoding glycosyltransferase family 4 protein has product MSQRILVCNSQMPFLHGGAEILADSLSDELRVRGFEVDQVRLPFSMASRRALLESALAWRLLDVTKVEGRPVDRVICTRFPSYLVRHPRKVVWLVHQLRQVYDLRGTSYSDIDSDPRDPRLVEMVQTMDRRSLAEARRFTISRNVAGRLESFLGLSADCLYPPSKLAPELAGGDHELGDYVLSAGRLVEPKRFDLLIRALPQAPGVRAVIAGRGPERESLLALADRLGVADRVELPGWVSDDDLVRLYRGAMAVFYAPYDEDYGYVTVEAFKAGKAMLTTPDAGGVLEFVVDGENGYVCAPEVLGARLRSLDQDRALARRLGANGRSTVAEIDWDHVIARLTE; this is encoded by the coding sequence ATGAGCCAGCGCATTCTGGTGTGCAACAGCCAGATGCCCTTCCTCCACGGTGGGGCCGAAATTCTCGCCGACAGCCTGAGCGACGAGCTGCGTGTGCGCGGCTTCGAGGTCGACCAGGTGCGCTTGCCTTTCAGCATGGCGAGTCGGCGGGCGTTGCTCGAGAGCGCCCTCGCCTGGCGCCTGCTGGACGTCACCAAGGTCGAGGGTCGGCCCGTCGACCGGGTCATCTGCACCCGCTTTCCGTCCTACCTGGTGCGCCACCCGCGCAAGGTGGTCTGGCTGGTGCACCAGCTACGCCAGGTCTACGATTTGCGGGGCACCAGCTACAGCGACATCGACAGCGATCCCCGGGATCCACGGTTGGTGGAGATGGTGCAGACGATGGACCGGCGCAGCCTCGCCGAAGCTCGGCGGTTCACCATTTCGCGCAATGTCGCCGGCCGCCTGGAGAGCTTCCTCGGTCTGTCCGCCGACTGCCTCTACCCGCCCTCGAAGCTGGCGCCGGAGCTCGCCGGCGGCGACCACGAGCTCGGTGACTACGTGCTCAGCGCCGGCCGGCTGGTCGAGCCGAAGCGCTTCGATCTGCTGATCCGCGCCCTGCCCCAGGCTCCTGGTGTGCGCGCCGTGATCGCCGGTCGCGGCCCCGAGCGGGAATCCTTGCTGGCCCTGGCCGATCGCCTCGGCGTCGCCGACCGGGTGGAGCTGCCGGGGTGGGTTTCGGACGATGATCTGGTGCGCCTCTACCGCGGCGCTATGGCGGTGTTCTATGCCCCCTACGATGAAGACTACGGCTACGTCACGGTGGAAGCCTTCAAGGCCGGCAAGGCGATGCTCACCACTCCCGATGCCGGCGGCGTGCTCGAGTTCGTGGTCGACGGCGAAAACGGCTACGTCTGTGCCCCCGAGGTCCTCGGTGCGCGCCTGCGGTCCCTGGACCAAGATCGTGCCCTCGCCCGGCGCCTCGGGGCCAACGGCCGGAGCACCGTCGCCGAGATCGATTGGGATCACGTTATCGCCCGCTTGACCGAGTAG
- a CDS encoding glycosyltransferase family 1 protein has translation MRSLLKKIPPLVWAVRLGRRLAHRLGPARWRRTWQWRRSIRAASQRRRRETRLTVGVDIAAFWEPLTGIGWYLYEVLQALASRDDLRLRLYGAALPRGPEVPPPEVEIPTGPALEWVTYEVPDDLLLPRSLLFRWLRRREARLLAADRNRVLFGPNFLLAPKFERAPGARVVTVHDLSLHRLPWAVRPDTRNALAASLALTLRQAQRVITPSHAVRQDIADAGWFDPLRVEAIHHGLGHRASATRRPAGTPPRYLLSVGTLEPRKNLSTLLAACRQGTLPLVLAGRFGWGTEELRPQVEAGVEEGWLHHFGYVEEGELAALYEGATAVALPSLYEGFGLPAVEAMAAGKALLLSDIPVFREVAADAARYLGTEDVAAWRQAIQELVQNEALRRDLAERALRRSREFTWQRSAEEHARVFAVTAEAQRPKDAAP, from the coding sequence ATGCGCTCCCTGCTCAAGAAGATTCCGCCCCTGGTGTGGGCCGTCCGACTCGGTCGGCGGCTGGCCCATCGGTTGGGGCCGGCGCGCTGGCGCCGCACCTGGCAGTGGCGGAGGTCGATCCGCGCCGCCAGCCAGCGCCGGCGCCGCGAGACCCGGCTCACCGTCGGGGTCGACATCGCCGCCTTCTGGGAGCCCCTCACCGGCATCGGCTGGTACCTCTACGAAGTTCTCCAGGCCCTGGCGTCGCGCGACGATCTGCGGTTGCGCCTCTACGGCGCGGCGCTACCCCGCGGGCCGGAAGTGCCGCCCCCAGAGGTCGAGATCCCGACAGGACCGGCCCTCGAGTGGGTGACCTACGAGGTGCCGGACGACCTCCTGCTGCCGCGCTCGCTGCTCTTCCGCTGGCTGCGCCGCCGCGAGGCCCGTTTGCTGGCGGCGGACCGCAACCGGGTGCTCTTCGGTCCCAACTTCCTGCTCGCCCCGAAGTTCGAGCGGGCGCCCGGCGCCCGCGTGGTCACCGTCCACGACCTCAGCCTGCATCGCCTGCCCTGGGCGGTTCGGCCGGACACCCGCAACGCCCTCGCCGCCTCCCTCGCCCTCACCCTGCGCCAGGCGCAGCGCGTCATCACGCCCAGCCATGCGGTGCGCCAGGACATCGCCGACGCCGGCTGGTTCGACCCGCTGCGGGTCGAAGCGATCCACCACGGCCTCGGCCACCGCGCCAGCGCCACCCGGCGCCCGGCGGGCACGCCGCCCCGCTACCTGCTGTCGGTCGGCACCCTCGAGCCGCGCAAGAACCTCTCGACGCTGCTCGCCGCCTGCCGTCAGGGCACCCTGCCGCTGGTCCTCGCCGGCCGCTTCGGCTGGGGCACGGAGGAGCTTCGGCCGCAGGTGGAAGCCGGCGTCGAGGAGGGCTGGCTACACCACTTCGGGTACGTCGAGGAAGGCGAGCTGGCGGCCCTTTACGAGGGCGCGACGGCCGTCGCCCTGCCCTCCCTCTACGAGGGCTTCGGCCTGCCAGCGGTGGAGGCGATGGCCGCCGGCAAGGCACTTCTCTTGTCGGACATTCCGGTCTTTCGCGAGGTCGCCGCCGACGCCGCCCGCTACCTCGGAACGGAAGACGTCGCAGCCTGGCGCCAGGCGATTCAAGAGCTGGTGCAGAACGAGGCGCTCCGCCGCGACCTCGCCGAGCGCGCCCTGCGACGCAGCCGAGAGTTCACCTGGCAGCGCTCGGCGGAAGAGCACGCCCGGGTCTTCGCCGTGACTGCCGAGGCGCAGCGCCCGAAGGACGCCGCGCCATGA
- a CDS encoding glycosyltransferase family 1 protein gives MRSRPTVAVDLRAVVREPTGIGIYTTELLRALGGRDNFALLGLAHRPPSNLAELADYGVRVEHQPAPLGVLWQQLRLPRRLARGDIDLFWSPLFTLPLRTPVPAVVTVHDMTAFLFPEAHHWKVRWSLKPFLRPSLRRARRIVTPSRSAADDLAAFDPASSERLRVVPEGVDAAFRPASPAQVAAIRRELGAPEGYLFAAGTLEPRKNLGALLDAWQRLRHENPDCPPLVIAGGYGWGSRDLVARLERLRDEGVFLLGRVSRQRLIELFQAATVFVYPSLYEGFGLPPLEAMACAVPVVVANRSSLPEVVGDAGRRFDPDDGDGLYRALGELLAAPEAATALGRAGLERSRGFTWEKAAQAMEEIFREALE, from the coding sequence ATGAGATCTCGCCCAACCGTCGCCGTCGACCTGCGGGCCGTGGTGCGAGAACCGACCGGCATCGGGATCTACACCACCGAGCTCCTGCGGGCCCTCGGCGGCCGCGACAACTTCGCGCTCCTCGGCCTCGCTCACCGGCCGCCGAGCAATCTCGCCGAGCTGGCGGACTACGGCGTGCGGGTCGAGCACCAACCGGCTCCTCTGGGCGTCCTCTGGCAGCAGCTTCGGCTACCGCGGCGGCTGGCCCGGGGCGACATCGACCTTTTCTGGTCACCGCTCTTCACCCTGCCGCTGCGCACCCCGGTACCGGCGGTGGTCACGGTCCACGACATGACCGCCTTCCTGTTTCCCGAAGCCCATCACTGGAAGGTGCGCTGGAGCCTCAAGCCCTTCCTGCGCCCTTCGCTGCGCCGTGCCCGCCGCATCGTGACGCCCTCGCGGTCGGCGGCGGACGACCTCGCCGCCTTCGACCCGGCGAGCAGCGAGCGTCTGCGGGTGGTGCCGGAAGGCGTCGACGCGGCGTTTCGCCCGGCCTCGCCGGCGCAGGTCGCCGCCATCCGCCGGGAGCTCGGCGCCCCCGAGGGCTATCTCTTCGCCGCCGGCACCCTCGAGCCGCGCAAGAACCTCGGCGCCCTGCTCGACGCCTGGCAGCGGCTGCGGCACGAGAACCCCGACTGTCCTCCCCTGGTGATCGCCGGTGGCTACGGTTGGGGCAGCCGCGACCTCGTCGCCCGCCTCGAAAGGCTGCGCGATGAAGGCGTCTTTCTGCTCGGCCGGGTGTCCCGCCAGCGCCTCATCGAGCTCTTCCAGGCGGCCACCGTGTTCGTCTACCCCTCCCTCTACGAAGGCTTCGGCCTGCCGCCCCTCGAGGCCATGGCCTGCGCCGTGCCGGTGGTGGTGGCGAACCGCTCGAGCCTGCCGGAGGTGGTGGGCGATGCCGGCCGCCGCTTCGATCCCGACGACGGCGACGGCCTCTACCGCGCCCTCGGCGAGCTATTGGCCGCCCCGGAAGCGGCTACCGCCCTCGGACGGGCCGGTCTCGAACGCTCCCGCGGCTTCACCTGGGAAAAGGCGGCCCAAGCGATGGAGGAGATCTTCCGCGAAGCGCTAGAATGA